From a single Streptomyces rubradiris genomic region:
- a CDS encoding glycosyltransferase, which yields MTRTLRMLFVAAGSPATVSALAPLATAARNAGHEVFMAATEDMIPVVVGAGLPGVAATPRSMRDFMFATRDGTRLDLPADTATRLRFGGRGFGRLAAGSLPALRELSRAWRPDVVIGGTLSFAAGLLAAELGVPYVRHAWDMGEPAEMDQGAEEELAPELSRAALPGLPEPRLWVHICPPRMLAPDAAPGAVMRFVPTGRQRRLEPWMYTAADRPRICVTAGSRVGPEQDLDYLQGLVAEVAKLDAELVVAAPDEVAAALTATRPDVRAGWLPLATVLRTCSALVHAGGGQTALTAMQAGVPQLVVPNMPKLVPHSRRLSGFGAAVTLLPGQDTPDAIAAACDALLTEPSYAERSAELAADIAALPGPAEVLDAVEELAGA from the coding sequence ATGACACGTACGCTGAGAATGCTGTTCGTGGCGGCGGGGAGCCCGGCCACGGTCTCCGCGCTCGCGCCGCTCGCGACGGCCGCGCGCAACGCCGGTCACGAGGTCTTCATGGCGGCCACCGAGGACATGATCCCGGTCGTCGTCGGCGCGGGGCTGCCCGGGGTGGCGGCCACCCCGAGGAGCATGCGCGACTTCATGTTCGCGACCCGCGACGGCACCCGGCTCGACCTGCCGGCGGACACCGCGACCCGGCTGCGCTTCGGCGGGCGCGGCTTCGGGCGGCTGGCGGCCGGCAGCCTGCCGGCCCTGCGGGAGCTGAGCCGGGCCTGGCGCCCGGACGTCGTCATCGGCGGCACGCTCTCCTTCGCCGCCGGACTGCTCGCCGCGGAACTGGGCGTACCGTACGTCCGGCACGCCTGGGACATGGGCGAGCCGGCCGAGATGGACCAGGGCGCCGAGGAGGAACTCGCGCCGGAGCTGTCCCGGGCCGCACTGCCGGGGCTGCCCGAGCCGCGGCTGTGGGTCCACATCTGCCCGCCGCGCATGCTCGCACCGGACGCGGCGCCCGGCGCGGTGATGCGCTTCGTGCCCACCGGACGGCAGCGGCGGCTGGAGCCCTGGATGTACACCGCCGCCGACCGGCCCCGGATCTGCGTCACGGCAGGCAGCCGGGTCGGCCCCGAACAGGACCTCGACTATCTGCAAGGGCTGGTCGCCGAGGTCGCAAAGCTCGACGCGGAGCTGGTCGTCGCCGCACCGGACGAGGTCGCGGCGGCCCTGACCGCGACGCGGCCCGATGTGCGGGCGGGCTGGCTGCCGCTGGCCACCGTGCTGCGGACCTGCTCCGCGCTGGTGCACGCGGGCGGCGGCCAGACGGCGCTCACCGCGATGCAGGCGGGCGTACCGCAGCTCGTGGTGCCCAACATGCCGAAGCTCGTGCCGCATTCACGGCGGCTGTCCGGCTTCGGCGCGGCCGTCACGCTGCTTCCCGGGCAGGACACCCCCGACGCCATCGCGGCGGCCTGCGACGCGCTGCTGACGGAGCCGTCGTACGCCGAGCGGTCCGCCGAGCTGGCCGCGGACATCGCCGCGCTGCCCGGGCCGGCCGAGGTGCTCGACGCGGTGGAGGAGCTGGCCGGGGCCTGA
- a CDS encoding hydrolase, with the protein MAGYLPQEGRKQVWQDGPDVLVVGGVSPVGRAHAEQDGWRLSGTWPYISAVAYSDWALVCGVAKSGSQYEPRLFALPRADYAVKRSWSDVGMRATGSDTLIAEDVFVPAELSFPLGSLLEGAAEPSAPGSHQVPLTTVNGLFFALPVLGAAEGALGLWSSYAAQKIRSWSPKQPGPARGFYEETLARASGTIDTARFLLERAARVADRGALATPLERARNQRDCALAADLLVTTVNQLFRASGTSGHSVHHPLQRLWRDANSAVGHVVLQPGPAAAAYTAAALELEV; encoded by the coding sequence ATGGCCGGCTACCTGCCGCAGGAGGGCCGCAAGCAGGTGTGGCAGGACGGTCCGGACGTCCTCGTCGTCGGCGGCGTCTCCCCCGTCGGCCGGGCCCATGCCGAGCAGGACGGCTGGCGGCTGTCCGGGACCTGGCCGTACATCAGCGCCGTCGCGTACTCCGACTGGGCGCTGGTGTGCGGGGTGGCGAAGTCGGGCTCGCAGTACGAGCCGCGGCTGTTCGCCCTGCCGCGCGCCGACTACGCGGTGAAGCGGAGCTGGTCGGATGTGGGGATGCGGGCCACCGGCAGTGACACGCTGATCGCCGAGGACGTCTTCGTACCCGCCGAGCTGAGCTTCCCGCTCGGCAGCCTCCTGGAGGGCGCCGCCGAGCCCTCCGCGCCCGGCAGCCACCAGGTTCCCCTGACGACGGTGAACGGGCTGTTCTTCGCGCTGCCCGTCCTCGGTGCCGCCGAGGGCGCGCTCGGCCTGTGGTCGTCGTACGCGGCGCAGAAGATCCGCTCCTGGTCCCCCAAGCAGCCCGGTCCGGCCCGCGGCTTCTACGAGGAGACCCTGGCCCGCGCCTCCGGCACCATCGACACGGCCCGGTTCCTGCTGGAGCGGGCCGCCCGGGTCGCCGACCGGGGGGCGCTCGCCACGCCCCTGGAGCGGGCCCGCAACCAGCGGGACTGCGCCCTCGCGGCGGACCTTCTGGTGACCACGGTCAACCAGCTCTTCCGTGCCTCGGGCACCTCGGGACACAGCGTGCACCACCCCCTCCAGCGGCTGTGGCGGGACGCCAACTCCGCCGTCGGCCACGTGGTGCTGCAACCAGGACCGGCCGCCGCCGCCTACACCGCCGCCGCCCTGGAACTTGAGGTCTGA
- a CDS encoding Gfo/Idh/MocA family protein → MLRVGVLGCAAFARRRMLPAMKAHPLVQVAAVASRDAAKAAETARRFDCRPVVGYEALLADDTVQAVYVPLPAALHVPWVEAALAAGKHVLAEKPLTTDPARTRALFAQARARGLVLRENVIFVHHSRHAAVRRLVEEGAIGELRTLHATFTIPQLPDDDIRYRPELGGGSLHDVGIYPVRAAVHLLREELEVRGAVLEHRAGRRVDTAGAALLRSRGGVMAHLAFGMEHAYRSRYELTGSTGRILVDRAFTPPADYAPQIVIESSSGTRTCSLPPEDQIASALSAFVSAVESGSPAPEDCLAQADLLAQIHRVAGREG, encoded by the coding sequence GTGCTGAGAGTCGGAGTCTTGGGCTGTGCCGCGTTCGCGCGGCGCCGCATGCTGCCCGCCATGAAGGCCCATCCCCTCGTCCAGGTCGCGGCGGTCGCCAGCCGGGACGCCGCCAAGGCGGCCGAGACGGCCCGCCGGTTCGACTGCCGTCCCGTCGTCGGGTACGAGGCGCTGCTGGCGGACGACACCGTGCAGGCCGTGTACGTCCCGCTGCCCGCGGCACTCCACGTCCCGTGGGTCGAGGCGGCGCTGGCCGCGGGCAAGCACGTGCTCGCCGAGAAGCCGCTCACCACGGACCCGGCCCGCACCCGCGCGCTCTTCGCCCAGGCCCGCGCCCGTGGCCTGGTGCTGCGGGAGAACGTCATCTTCGTCCACCACAGCCGGCACGCGGCGGTCCGCCGGCTGGTGGAGGAGGGCGCGATCGGGGAACTGCGGACGCTGCACGCGACGTTCACCATTCCGCAGCTGCCCGACGACGACATCCGGTACCGGCCGGAGCTGGGCGGCGGCAGCCTCCACGACGTCGGGATCTACCCGGTGCGCGCGGCCGTGCACCTGCTGCGGGAGGAGCTGGAGGTCCGGGGCGCCGTTCTGGAGCACCGAGCCGGCCGCCGGGTCGACACCGCCGGTGCCGCGCTGCTGCGGTCACGCGGCGGGGTCATGGCACACCTGGCCTTCGGCATGGAGCACGCCTATCGGTCACGGTACGAACTGACCGGCAGCACCGGCCGTATCCTCGTCGACCGCGCCTTCACGCCGCCCGCGGATTACGCGCCGCAGATCGTGATCGAGTCCTCGTCGGGCACCCGCACCTGCTCCCTGCCCCCGGAGGACCAGATCGCGAGCGCCCTCTCCGCCTTCGTCTCGGCGGTGGAATCCGGGAGCCCGGCACCGGAGGACTGCCTGGCCCAGGCGGACCTGCTGGCGCAGATCCACCGGGTGGCCGGCCGCGAAGGGTGA
- a CDS encoding serine hydrolase domain-containing protein, whose product MSESPRGGWAADAFAGVAEAFEQNFAAGAEVGAAVCVYHRGAPVVDLWGGFADEDRVDPWRPDTLGLLASPTKALVAVAALRLVDQGLLDLDAPLADHWPEFAAHGKEGITLRMVLSHRSGVVCLDHAPITNEALRTHTPIAEALAEARPEWEPDTAHGYHGITFGYLVSELLRRRTGLTVGRYFAQEIAGPLGLECHIGVPDPASAHLATMFQSKAEALFAGDDEDLAAFLDHRSLTHRAMMGSLALDMATVDTAWEDPSYGGRASARSLARFMAALIGEVDGVRLLSPAVVAEMTRMHSKGHCLVTQTTCNWGLGVQLPDHPVFPAEVGLTTAFGLSAANGSYIFADPEHDLAFGYMQNAGSPVMGTLDDRPRRLIEAVYRCAGTMR is encoded by the coding sequence ATGAGCGAGTCTCCGCGGGGTGGCTGGGCGGCGGACGCCTTCGCCGGGGTTGCCGAGGCGTTCGAGCAGAACTTCGCGGCGGGCGCGGAGGTGGGCGCCGCGGTGTGCGTCTATCACCGCGGTGCGCCGGTGGTCGACCTGTGGGGCGGCTTCGCGGACGAGGACCGGGTGGATCCGTGGCGCCCCGACACCCTCGGGCTGCTCGCCTCGCCGACCAAGGCGCTGGTCGCGGTGGCGGCGCTGCGCCTGGTGGACCAGGGGCTGCTCGACCTCGACGCGCCGCTCGCCGACCACTGGCCGGAGTTCGCCGCGCACGGCAAGGAGGGCATCACGCTGCGGATGGTGCTCAGCCACCGCTCCGGTGTGGTGTGCCTGGACCATGCCCCGATCACCAACGAGGCCCTGCGCACCCACACCCCCATCGCCGAGGCGCTCGCCGAGGCCCGGCCGGAGTGGGAGCCGGACACCGCGCACGGCTACCACGGCATCACCTTCGGCTACTTGGTCAGCGAGCTGCTGCGGCGCCGTACCGGGCTCACCGTGGGCCGGTACTTCGCCCAGGAGATCGCCGGCCCGCTGGGGCTGGAGTGCCACATCGGCGTGCCCGACCCCGCCTCCGCGCACCTGGCGACGATGTTCCAGTCCAAGGCCGAGGCGCTCTTCGCGGGCGACGACGAGGACCTGGCCGCCTTCCTCGACCACAGGTCGCTGACCCACCGGGCGATGATGGGCAGCCTGGCGCTGGACATGGCGACGGTCGACACGGCGTGGGAGGACCCCTCCTACGGCGGGCGGGCGAGCGCGCGGTCCCTCGCCCGCTTCATGGCCGCGTTGATCGGCGAGGTCGACGGGGTCCGCCTGCTGAGCCCGGCCGTCGTCGCGGAGATGACGCGGATGCACTCCAAGGGCCACTGCCTGGTGACGCAGACCACCTGCAACTGGGGTCTGGGCGTGCAGCTTCCCGACCATCCGGTCTTCCCGGCCGAGGTCGGCCTGACCACGGCCTTCGGCCTCAGCGCGGCCAACGGCTCGTACATCTTCGCCGACCCCGAGCACGATCTCGCCTTCGGCTACATGCAGAACGCGGGCTCTCCGGTGATGGGCACGCTGGACGACCGGCCCCGCCGGCTCATCGAGGCCGTCTACCGGTGCGCCGGGACGATGCGGTAA